In Tachysurus fulvidraco isolate hzauxx_2018 chromosome 9, HZAU_PFXX_2.0, whole genome shotgun sequence, the sequence TAAGCAGAGCTACAAGTCTTTAAGTCCTTAGatttgtgttgttctatgtagctctgtctttgttccaTGTAGCACCAGGTTCACATGGCTAAGAACAGCCATGTTGCAAGTttcataaaccaaaaaaaaaaaaaataaaatctgggcATTTAAATTATAGGAATGTTTTTGGATTAGAGAACAGACAGATACATCCAATCTACTTCACCTAGTGTGAGAAGAAATGtctgaaaagtgaaaaaaaactcTCTTAATACCACagaggtataaaaaaaagatatatcgTGTTCAACAAAATTCaagtaaaatacaaataaacataaaaaaaagctataGTAAGCTGAGTGCAGAAACCTTTTATAAGAAGGAATGTGACTGTACTCAGAATTCAAACTGTGGAGAAAACAGGGAGCGGCAGTGACAAAAATCCTGCCAAGAAAACTACAGCACCGTTACAGTAGATGCAGGAGTGAGTACTAATCATGTCTGGTTATGGGTTAGAGCAGATTCCTCACGATTAAAACATCTAACTCACCCTGAAGCATGTGTCCACAATGTGTTGAGATCAAACACAATGATGAGACTGAGGTAGAGCTTTGTGGGcataattcaaatgtatttggcAGAGAAACAAGCAAACCACAGTCATGGTGAAGCACAGTGGTGGCAGCATTACACTAAGTTGATATTAGCCTTTAGTCAAAACAGAGGGAATCATAGATAACTCcacattttcatatattttattacaaagcCTGTTTGACAAATGAAGATGAAGGAACATTTacaactagtgtgtgtgtgtgtgtgtgtgtgagagagagagagagagagagagagagagagagagagagagagagagagagagagagagagaggataatgGTGTTTATCCCCCAAACTCAAATACTTAACATGAAACAGCTTCAAAACACCAGATCTGTTTACAGCACAGAGACATGTCACATGTATTTGCTTTGGGTTATTTAAAGCATAATGAGTTTTTTCCAGCAGAACATTGgtatttcttgtgtgtgtgtttgaaacatGGCTGGAGCAGCACATTTCTACTAAATATTTACATCCACATTCTACCTGTTAACACAGCTTTTACTCAgtttctgtctctttatctctctttctatctctcttctatctatctatctctctaacAGATGTGTTTCTCCTCACACTGCAAAGGAATGCTGAAGCAGAAACTTGAGACggatttgaaaataaaacagcGCTGAAAGTCAACATGTTTTCGTTTGCTGTGTAAAGAAAAGATAATACCTGCTCATGCCCTATGATACGATGTGGAAttcagagaaaaacacactCAATGAACATCGTCTAATCTGAGCTGGTGTTGAATTcggtgttaaaataaacatctaaacTCTTCTCTAACAGCAGGAGGACTAGGAACTCAACACAGTTTGGGTTTCTGTGTAAACATCGTCCTTAACTCCTCCACTACATTACAGGAATCCAGGGAATTCAGgaattcaaagagaagatgccaactacatgtggtctttgaggacaaacaacctcctaatcaatacacaattgtcagattGTATACGattatagaaaggacattattcataataacactctcggttgtttataaaagtttataattacaccctccagtgtcacccaaatgaggatgaggttcccttttgaatctggttcctctcaagtttcctcttccatctaagggagtttttcaacaccacagtcgcctcagtcaccttaGGCTtgttcactggggataaatacaaacacattaaatatgtctaatatcaATCAGAGCTTTTGTATAATatgaatctttgtataataaacttttactatactatattgtactatatttcttatttctgtaaagctgctatgaattgaattgagaatTGATTGGACTAATTTTAAGACCACTGACCAATATATTTATTGGACCACTGACCAATTTACCACCGAACAATTACGTCTCATACAATTCATCTGCAACACACAAGTGAGCTGTAGTACTGTGAATGGAAACCCCTTGGTAATGAGAAGTGACAGGAGACACAGCTGGCAGGAAAGCCagagtaaatttttttttttttttttttttttacaaatatttcacCCCAATCTTCATCTCCACACCATGTCTGGGACATTGGCATGATGGAACAGAGTTTGTAGTTATACTGAAGAGTAAATTTAAACTGAAGAGTTTCCTGTCAcatcacattacacactgcttaGAACTACATACATTTGTACACCCTGACCTTCACACATATATGTTCTGCTTCTCCAAAATGTTACCACGAAGTCTTAAACACAATACGCTGTAGGGCTATATAAATAGTGAGTAACATTTTGGTGAAGAAGAACATACGTGTGAAGGACAGGGTGTACAAATGTGTGTAGTTCTAAGCAGAGTGTAATGTGATGTGACAGGAAACGACATAAAGAATGTAAGAGCAAAGGTGCGATGAAATTGCTTAACTTGTTTATCACTTGATGCAAcatctatatgtttatatattgtattttttgttatttttttttgtgtgtgtttggggtatCTTATTACTTTTGTTGATTTATACATTTGTgaactaaataaattatttagtaattattatattatatttattattattattattattattattattattatttacattcaaacggttattaaaacattatatcaCAGCTAACTCAAAAGCTTTTTACACAAATCTAGGCCACAAAGGAGGACTCGGCTTCCGGGTCATTTCCATTACCACTTCCGCTTCTTCGAATGTTTTGAAAAGTTGGCGGTAAAGATGGCGGACGCTGGTGGAGTCCCGGAATCAACGGTAGAGAACCATCAAGATGTCAGAGTTAATGTCAAGTCCAAGAGAATGGTCTCTTATCAGCTCGCAAAGTATAAAAGTTTACTTATAAAACTGCTCGAGGGTCAACCGGGAGTAAACGAAAGCGACGTAGAGAAGATCTCACAGGAAATGTTGTCGGTGAGCAacaaggtttttattattattattattattattattattattattattattattaaacagcgTTTACACTGTAAAGTTATGACTGTCATATTACAGCGTTTTGTCTTTAGAACTTCGAGATTGCGGTGCAGGAAAACATCAGTGTTGGAGGTTTGTCCTGGGATGAAGCAGCGGAGGAGAACAATGAAGGTGTGAAAATGAGGAAGGAGAaatggtgttagtgtagtgacaGGAAATATACAGCTGCTTAGACCACAGCATGATGTGACACAGATGGTCTTAAGTATTTTAAACTTGTTTTTTGGAATTATTATGGAGATTGCCTGGtctgaacctgtgtgtgtgtgtttgtgtgtatgattttgtgtgtgtgtgtgtgtgtgtgtgtgtgtgtgtgtgtgtgggaatgttTAGATTATGAGTGCAGCACTGTGGATGACCTGCTCGATGAGAAGATTGTACAGACCAGCTGGAAACGCAGCCTTTACCCAAAGAGGATTCTGCCTTATTTTGTCCGTTCCCTAAAAGCCGAACGCAAACTCATGGTTAGTCACTCGACATTTAAATAAAGGAGGAATAATCCACAATCTCTGAACATCTAAGATGTAAAACCTCTGTGGAtgatgtttgttattgttcccATGTGCTTTAGGGTTTGTTGGAAAGTGGTATAAAGGCACAAGAAGTGAAGCGTGATCCAGTTCAGGGTGAGTGTTTGTTTCTCTAGTGTGACAATCCTAACCATTctgttggttttttgtttttgtttttgttttttttttacaagtggaaaaaaaagctttcaggTTTATTAATGCAGGATCTGTTTCCCTGCAGACGCCACAATGAGCGGCGTTTCTGCTGCTGCAACCAGGATGTTCTCACAAGCATCTACAGTCAtgaaggtacacacacacacacacactacatgtacatCTTACCTGCATCTGACTTTGTTACAGCTGAATAGTTACAGGAATAGGTAACAGATCCTGTTTGGAAAATCAGGTAGCACTTTATTTTATGGAGCATTTATACAGTACGAGCATAATGAAGGTCTTGTTAACAATGTATTAGTATTTATTCATCATGATCTAGACTTCTCATCAGTTACTTTTATTATGTGGGTTATTAGTTTTGATCACAAACTGATCAGCAAATAATTAATGGCCTAAACATAATCTTTCAGTTTTTAGCGAGCTCCAAGTCAACACAGATTGTGGCTTCAAGAGTTCTGGGCTGGTTTTAAGAGAATTAATTGGTTGGAGTGTAATACATTTTCAATAAACTGCAGAACCTAAAGGTATAATGTGAACACAGATGTTATTATTTTATGGTCAGAGGTTTGTATAAGTCGAGTTTATTAGTGttagagatttttatttatcagatgTGTAATAATACAGactaacacacatttatttttaaagtttattaaacaaattacaaatcatgatTAGGTGAAAACAGTGGTGAGAACAACAAAGCAAATGCTGGGGTGGACTCTAACCTCAAAGAAGGATCGCTGAGGACTGTAGGTGTGGATGTATAATAACAGGCTGATCTCATCCACCATGCTTTCTGCATGGATCACACAAACCTCTGGAGCTTGAATAAAGTCATTTACACTAATGATATTCCCTCTGCTGGTGTTTTGATGATGCTGTGGATGATTTAAGGTTCTTGGAGATGCTCTATTGaatctgtactgtactttaagCTGTACTGTGTCCTCCCTCAGAGTCTGAGGCAGCTGACAGTCATAACACAGTCCTGACAGTAGGGTGCGCTGCTGCTTCTTCAGCTCCTACAGCACATCCTTGGGGCCAAACAACTTTACTTTATATTCCACACAGTCTATATTCTGTATTCTATATTCTACACAAGTTCATCATCAGCTCTCTCACTGAAGTGTGTGGAGATTTCTACAAATGCTGACCAAATCCCAATTGTTAAATTAAATGATAATAGAGATGTGTACATCGTGTATATGAAGTCTGAATCACTGGGTTTCTGTTGTTGGCTCACAGTCTCTGAAGGAGTTGAAGCAGATGGCAGAAGGTCTTCACCAGGTGCTGAACACACAGCCCTCATCTGAGAGCCTGGAGGTCTACAGAGACGTCTTCAGCTCTGACGGAAAAGTCCAGTGTAGCATCGAGTCTCCTGCTAACAGACAGTCCATCAGAAGAGCTGTGACTGAGAgaaaatacagtacacaatacgaTCCTCTGATCCCAACCACTTCACACCAATAAgagtttatcatcatcatcatcatcatcaaaagaGAGGAGCTAATTATTATAATGGCAGAAATGGTTTAGGAGTGAAAACATGCTGTTGGTTGTATAGCATATGTAAGTTGATTGTTTAGTCTATACTCATGACATGTTAAAGTTCTTTAttgtatatacatttatttcctttcctttacaCATATGTCTGTATCATTAAAGTTTCTTGTCTTCATGTTTTGCATGTCCAAtaagtcacacaaacacacacaacaaatgatgatattaattcattttaatgttatttttaaagtgCTTTTATACCAGCCACggaaggaaacccatcctctgTACGGTGTCACCAGAaagtgtgatttataaataatgtcctttctacagtcatttGGAGTTGAGTTCATTGAAGATTTAACTTGATGGAGATAAAGCCTATGTAGAATGTTATTTAGTGTCTGCAGAgtttagcaagcactagatgttAATATGCATTTGATGAGGTGACTGGAGTACAAGGTTATGGGATGTGTTTAGTGATCAGTCAGTATGGTGAGACACAGCTAATCTGAGTGGTCTGTGATAGCACTCTGAGGTAAATTATCTGTATCAGTGACTTCTGCTCCATGTGTTAGcattaaaatcattttcttaTTCAGGAACAATGATTATGTTCATTGGGAATAAAatagtatgtgtatgtgcagtgtgtgaagAGTGATTGAATGCATTAGGATACATAACTGcgtgaaaggtgtgtgtgtgtgtgtgtgtgtgtgtttgagaggaAGAGAGTAACAGAATGTGGTTAAATGCTATATAAATAACTACAGGGGAAAAGTTTTGTGTCGCACGCGTGAAtagtgtgtgcgcatgcgtgcgTTTGgtaagtgaaaaatgaaacaaacgCCTTTGAAATAAAGTACATAACTCAAATACATAACCTTGAACAAGATAAGTGAATGCACCatgttttgctgtgtgtgtgtgtgtgagagagagataggcgGAAGCACGCAGTACTGTTATAACTGAGTGCACCACGTGACTTATGAGAAAGTAAGTGATGTGGTTTATAACGTGTCGACTTTTTTGTCACGTTTCGGTGATGAAAATATCGCAGTTTCGCCGTCTCATgtgtgctgcagtgtgtgtactgtgtgttctgtgtgctgcagtgtgtgtactgtgtgttctgtgtgctgcagtgtgtgtactgtgtgttctgtgtgctgcagtgtgtgtactgtgtgttctgtgtgctgcagtgtgtgtactgtgtgtgtccTTCTCCCTGCCTTGCACATGTCTCTACACACCGCTCCAGACTGCTGCGAGTCACCAGGACTGCACTTATACAGGAGAAGTCAGGTAAGATCTGTACAGCTACTACATGTGCATTAAACTGGGGACTAAAACTAGttacatctactgtacatctctctctctctctctctctctctctctctctctctctctctctctctatctatctctgtctctctcaacgtctctatgtctctctctctatgtctctctctctctctctctctctctctctctctctctctctctctatctctctctcacacacacacacacacacacacagaaccataTACACTTTCTGTTagtgtttatataattaatagcACATCTATACCTTCTGATGCTGGAAAACAAAGCCCAAAGATCCACCTAGAGATCATGGAGATGGCTTTAGGACTGTATACTGATACTCCATCAAGTTTTTCATAACATCAGCAAAGTCGACTTCATGTTAGAACGAGAATGAGCTTCCTGGTTATGCAGTTAATTAGCACATTTTTTGATCATATGGatatacacagttatagaagagTAATGATTTATTATCACACTGTTCTGTGGATGAGGATGGGTTCGTttctgagtccggttcctctcagggtttcaCCGTCACCTCCAGTTCGCTCATTAGAGATCGATCTGAAATGATTGATACTGAACGTATATCTGaaactgtataatatatttctGGAAAGCTGGTTCGagaaagtttattattaaatgtattgtacAGATCAAAGTGATCAGAGTTTAACGTATGAATATTCTGACGCAGAACGAGGACGACTCTCACAGAAGgctgaagagaagagagaagaaccGTGTGGCTGCACAGAGGAGCCGCAAACGTCAGACGCAGAGAGCAGACGAGCTGCACGAGGTGCGTTTAGATGAGACACGTTCTGGTTTGTGCTCCAGCTCATTGAAATTCAGGGTTAAATAATAGCAACTAATGACATTTAACTTCAATCTGTACAAACCAGAGCCAAATTATACCAAACTGATCCATCAGTCTGATCATTTTACTGACAAGCTGCTCACTGTATAATGTTCTATATTCCTCAGTCCCTCCAGGACGTCACTGAGATTTTAcactttttgtgtaaaaaaccTACTTGAAATGGTGAAATCACAAGCTCAGGAATCTTCTTTTAACACTACACATCTGTAATGCATTTCTATGAGAGATGTACTTATGATCCACACACGTGAATTCGAGGCCGACTGCGTGTCGACGATGTCGCACGACACATTCGAATCGAATCTGCAATAAATCTTTGTAattttttcttgctttgtttgttcatttctgtgatCACAAACTCTGAACTCCTGGAGGAACTGAAAACCGTTTACAAAAATCAGAGTAAACTGTCAGTAATACATTTGTTAGATGTTCTGTAATTTAATGTTAGACATTTCTGGTTCAATgcactggatggatggatttgagTGAAAGTGTCTCCATCCAGGCTTATGAGTGCTTGGAGCAGCAAAACAGTCTGCTGAAGAAAGAGGTTCAGCTGCTCCTTGAGGAACAGAGATGTCTGGCAGATGCTCTCAAAATCCACGAGCCTCTGTGTCCTGTCCTAAACAGCAACGTTCTCCAGGGACCGAGATCCAGTGATGGACTTCCTCCCTGAGTTCATAAGTAATCTGAAACGGACATCAGGTGTAAGTCGTGTGGTGGTGTGAGCGAACCTGCCAACACACTCGTCAGATTCAAGCTGGTTTCATCTCTGATTTCTTTCTACAGTGTTCCTTTTCTGTCAGAATGTCAGATCAGTGTTTAATCTTCACTTACTTTTATCAGCCtgcaggaaatgatgtcatcatTCTGTATTTCAAACATGTGAAATGAACTTTAGATCTCGGTGCCAAGAGACCACTTTAACCACCAGATGTGTGACTGGTTTACCGCTTTGTCGTGAGGAGGAGTGAGCTATGAGACTGAACACTTCTGCTTTCTAGACATGCTGATTaactataaatacattttttaggTTTCAGgattacttatttttttactgttatgATTACTAAGCTGAATTTAGATGCTCTGTTCTTTTTACATGTATGTGTTGGAGTTTCttgtcgtgtgtctgtgtcttttctGTTGAATGTAAAGTAAACATGAACGTTTTTGAATGTAAAGATTCATCTGATCTGACAAGAAGAAGGAATCATACTGCAAAGAAATGTTAAtataatgaatttaataaaaaatactggAAATACACAAGTCAGTGATGCATTGATTAGATTTGAGAAGATATGTGAAGGTGTAAAGGTGCATGTATGTGTTGGATGTTCTTACAGTACTCGATGTTTGGGAGGAGTCGTGTTCGTGGTGTATCACTTCTCTAAACCTGAACAGTTCTACACATTCAAAGAGTACATACTGGACAGACTTCTTTGTTTCTCTTCCAGTTTTCTCTTCTCATTCGAGAAGAAGTTCACAAACTGGACATGGCTCAGGTTACTTTCATTTTCAAGAGCGAAAAAGTCATGGAGCGAAAACTCGGACGGCGCCATGACGCCGAATCGGTTCCTGAATCGGTTCCTCTGGGACTGATATAATACAGACACCTATGTGCTGAAGAAAATTTAGATTTAGAGCTGAGCGATGTGCATGTGCAAACTGTATGAAGGTAATTACACAAAGCATGAATCTGAGTACAATCAGCATTGGGGTGTTAGGAAGGAGGGTTAGTGTCAGAGTGAGATGTTCAGCAGTGAAGGTTTCTGTAGGACTTCCTGGATGGGAGAAGAATGAACTGTCCATGTTCATGTATTCATTCAAATGAATGAGTCAGAGGTGAGGGGTTTATCCACCAGTGTTTCAGGGTTTCACCACTGCCTGGAAGACCTGAGCAGCTGCCGAACCAAATGAAAGTTTCAAGTTTCACTAATATCTGATGTGCTTTTTTCGATGGAAGGTGGAGGTGTTAGATATCTCATGGAGGTTAGCTAGATATCTCATGCTGTATCTCAACCCCATTGTtgtatataggtgtgtgtgtgtgtgtgtgtgtgtgtgtgtgtgtgtgtgtgtgtgtgtgtgtgtgtgtgtgtgtgtttgctcaagCTGTAAGCTAGTCTCATGGCTCACAGTAGACTGACACATCCCTAGACTACACATAGAGTGTAATAAACTTCCTGTACGTCAAGATTACAACAAAgtcaatatttcatttaaaattcagTCGCTTGCTTTTCGTTTGCAGCTTTCAGTTAACAGATTACTGAGCAGCAGAACATCTGATAACAGACTCAGGATCCCTTTTACTGTTACACCCAACAGGAAGAGGGTTATGATTAGAACATAGCACATCACAACGTGTTCAACTATTTAACTTCCAATAATCTAATGAGACAAAGAAGGACTTTCAGGTATTTTGGTGACTGTTTCCACCAAATGATTTCCCAATTAGCTAAAGAGGggtcacacgcacacacacacacacacacacacacacacacacacacacacacacacacacaaggtacaACAGGAGAGGTAAAGCATTAACGTTTCATATGGATTTAATATGAATAGCACACACTGTTTCATCCTCtcatcatttctgttctgtctctttcatttgtctcttctcttctcttctcttctcttctcttctcctcttctcacAAAACAACTCACTGCATTAACCACCAGATAGCGCTGTCACTCAACGTTTCAGCTGCCCTCTCTTCCCTCCTATGATAATGATTTCTCCATGTTTATATGTAATCATTCCTAGAATACAGAAGACTTATAAGGAAGAGAGAACTCTATAAAAAGCCAAGTGTTTAATAACAGTTGCGTGTCACCACCTGATGTAAATTACTCAAATTCCTACAGGTGCGTCATATGcaaatctttgttaaaatagaGAATATCAGCTTGGCCCATTTCCTGTTCAGTAAGTTCTTGATAATATATCCTGATGTCTGTCCATACATGTCTGTAAGTCTGGGACTTTTACCAGAAGTTAAGTGGAACAAACGTAGGGTTATGATCGAAACTTCCTGTAGTTCTTCCATTCACTGAGAGGAACTTTGTCTAGACAGGTTTATAGGAGCAGTGGAAACAAGGGAAACAGGTGAACTCAAACCCTGatgctcacacactctttcacaggAACATCTCAATATTTGGTCAGAACCGGATAAACCCTCACAcaaaccctctctctctctctctctctctctctctctctctctctctctctctctctctctctctcacgcacacacacacacaacattgcTTTTTAATCACTACAGTTGCAAAAAAGTTCCGCTTCAAATCAAATACTTTTACAGAAACTAGCATTCTGTGATCTTGCTAGCTCGAGAGCAACGTGGATGTTCCCAACATGTTCACAACTGTAGCAAAGTACACAAAAATGCAAAGAATCATCCGATAACACAACACTCCTATTCTGACGATATCATGAatacatattacatttatatcagAAAAACCTTTTATGTCTGAACACAAAGGGTTCGGATTTCTGATCAGGGAGCAAGGAACTTGGTGTCAGTCGTTGATCATTAAATCTAAGCTAAATTAGACACCTACAGTAATGTGGATGTGTCCTAAATCACTATTCTGCACAACTGTGTACTAAAATAGTGTGAAAActccaagaagaagaagaagagaactTCAAACACCTGAATGATTCACATACTCAAGTGTGCAATGTTGGTCACTTCATGCACTCATGAGGAAGATGGGAAAAGGTTTCTACCTCCTGTTAGTTAAAGCTTCGGTGATCCGTCTGAGATGATACGACTCTTCTAACACTGATGCAGTAGACACTAGAGTAGTGTACATGGTGGTAagtgtgtagtatagtacatGGTTTGGGACCTAGTCTGTTtatcaggggtgtgtgtgtgtgtgtgtgtgtgtgtgtgtgtgtgtgtgtgtgtgtgtgtgtgtgtgtgtgtgtgtgtgtgtgtgtgcgtgtgtgtgtatcatgtacACAACCATTTCAGCTGTGAGTTATATTACAAAGACTCTGGTGTGTCTACATTAAAACTCGACACTGGGAACATAATTACATGATTAACAGAACTGCTTTATCTAGATTATCTTGATTATCTGTGAAGctcaacaacacagacaacaagGCACACTGCAGATCACACAACATAAACCTGTTCATGTGCACCAAAGTGAACTTCTTCTCCatgcaaagaaaacaaactcCAGGATCTTTCATGGTCTCTGTGTGCAGTTTTTAAGATTCAGCTTAGATGGAACCTTTTctgagacctggcaaccctcCATGATTATAATTCTGTTgaggaatgtaaaaaaaaacagcaacacgTGCAAGAAAtatcaacacacactcaaactctcacacacacatatacacacgctcatacacacactctcacacagacaaacacacacactctctctcacagacacacactctctctcacacacacacacacacacacacacatacagacacacgcacacatacgcattctcgtacacacacaatcacacatacaaacacacactcatacacacacacacacacacatacacacacactcacacacacaacacatcacagacaaacacactcacacacagactcacacacatacacacgcttatactcacacacacactcacacagacaacacacactctctcacagacacacacagatacacagacacatacacatgctcgttcacagacacacacacagacacactctcacacatacacacactcacagacacacactctctcactctcacacacacatacacactctctcacacacacacatgcacacgcacgcttacacaaacacacactctctcgctctctcgctctctctctcacacacacacacacacacacacacacacacacacacacacacacacacacacacacacacacacaccctttctcAGGGAAAAATTTGTGAAGTTCACATCAAGTTCATCAGC encodes:
- the nsl1 gene encoding kinetochore-associated protein NSL1 homolog, encoding MADAGGVPESTVENHQDVRVNVKSKRMVSYQLAKYKSLLIKLLEGQPGVNESDVEKISQEMLSNFEIAVQENISVGGLSWDEAAEENNEDYECSTVDDLLDEKIVQTSWKRSLYPKRILPYFVRSLKAERKLMGLLESGIKAQEVKRDPVQDATMSGVSAAATRMFSQASTVMKSLKELKQMAEGLHQVLNTQPSSESLEVYRDVFSSDGKVQCSIESPANRQSIRRAVTERKYSTQYDPLIPTTSHQ